The proteins below are encoded in one region of Vulpes lagopus strain Blue_001 chromosome 10, ASM1834538v1, whole genome shotgun sequence:
- the LOC121500539 gene encoding cadherin-1-like, with the protein MAGPTCFLLFLSATQLFAQRMPFSEGAPKTPQKLGLGVKDLHGNETLQQGAHAGYQMEVLTFPHARFGLKRQKRDWVVPPISIPENERGPFPKMVAQVKSNKNKEIQVFYSITGTGADEPPYGVFIMDRETGWLKVTKPLDREKKSHYVLFLHAVSSTGNAVEDTLEIVITVTDQNDNRPEFTQAVFEGSVMERAHPGTSVLQITATDVDDHENTYNAAIVYTILSQDPLVPHSNMFAINRQTGVISVLNPGLDQQSAPAYTLTVQAADLQGEGLSCRAKAVITVTQSNPNPPVFSPTLYTGQVFENKVDAGIVRLYVKDADAAGSPAWKAVFSILNDRGGLFTITTDPETNDGLLKTAKGLDFETTQQYTLYVTVVNEVPLASLSTSTATVTVDVVDVNEAPVFVPPTKMVEMPKDVGVGQEITSYKAQDPDSFQSQKIRYQIWDDPSHRLDINSETGVISTRASLQMEDMKTQTFSAVVIATDNGQPPATGTGTLLLTFSHIDCPGVDSHCLDICQRGPESQAGGGMEQISSPLTTHVLDTASGLPAQGLCLRLSRLEDHGQQWTELKKSYTDSDGRCPGLLPPGPMKAGTYKLSFDTEGYWKKRGQESFYPYVEVVFTIANETHRFHVPLLLSPWSYTTYRGS; encoded by the exons ATGGCTGGTCCCACCTGCTTTCTGCTCTTCTTGTCTGCCACCCAG CTTTTTGCCCAGAGGATGCCTTTCAGTGAGGGGGCTCCCAAGACACCTCAAAaactggggttgggggtgaaaGATCTGCATGGCAACGAGACCCTCCAGCAG GGTGCTCACGCTGGATACCAGATGGAGGTGCTAACCTTCCCTCATGCCCGCTTCGGTCTCAAGAGGCAAAAGAGAGACTGGGTTGTCCCTCCCATCTCCATCCCAGAGAATGAAAGAGGGCCATTCCCAAAGATGGTGGCTCAG GTCAAATCTAACAAGAACAAGGAAATCCAGGTTTTCTACAGCATCACTGGCACAGGCGCTGATGAACCTCCTTATGGCGTGTTTATCATGGACAGAGAAACAGGATGGCTGAAGGTGACGAAGCCCctggacagagaaaaaaaatcccactatGTT CTTTTCCTTCATGCTGTGTCTTCAACTGGAAATGCTGTGGAGGATACGTTGGAGATTGTGATCACAGTGACAGACCAGAATGACAACAGACCCGAATTCACCCAGGCGGTCTTTGAGGGGTCTGTGATGGAAAGAGCCCATCCAG GAACATCCGTGCTACAAATCACCGCAACAGATGTGGATGACCATGAGAACACCTACAATGCAGCCATTGTTTACACCATCCTCAGCCAAGATCCCTTGGTACCTCACTCCAACATGTTCGCCATCAACCGGCAAACAGGAGTCATCTCTGTGCTCAATCCTGGGCTGGACCAACAG AGTGCTCCTGCATACACCCTGACAGTCCAAGCTGCTGACCTCCAAGGTGAAGGCTTAAGCTGTAGAGCAAAGGCCGTGATCACAGTCACCCAGAGCAACCCTAACCCTCCCGTCTTCAGCCCCACTTTG TACACGGGCCAGGTGTTTGAGAACAAGGTGGATGCAGGGATAGTGAGGCTGTACGTGAaagatgctgatgctgctggctcCCCAGCATGGAAGGCAGTGTTCTCCATCCTCAATGACAGAGGTGGCCTCTTTACTATCACCACGGACCCTGAGACCAATGACGGCCTTTTGAAAACAGCCAAG GGCTTGGATTTTGAGACCACGCAGCAATACACCCTTTATGTGACAGTGGTGAATGAGGTGCCCTTGGCATCTCTTTCCACATCCACAGCCACAGTCACTGTGGACGTGGTTGACGTGAATGAGGCTCCTGTCTTTGTACCCCCGACAAAGATGGTGGAAATGCCCAAGGATGTTGGTGTGGGCCAGGAAATCACATCGTACAAGGCCCAGGATCCAGACAGCTTTCAGTCTCAGAAAATCAG GTACCAGATATGGGACGACCCAAGCCATCGGTTGGACATCAACTCAGAAACAGGTGTCATTTCCACTCGAGCCAGTCTGCAAATGGAGGACATGAAAACCCAAACATTTTCAGCTGTTGTCATAGCTACAGACAATG GCCAGCCTCCTGCCACGGGCACCGGGACCCTGCTCCTCACTTTCTCTCACATAGACTGCCCAGGAGTAGACTCACACTGCCTTGACATCTGCCAGAGGGGACCAGAGTCTCAGGCT GGCGGAGGCAtggagcagatcagcagcccacTGACCACACATGTGCTGGACACTGCCTCAGGGCTTCCAGCTCAGGGCCTCTGCCTCCGTCTGTCCAGGCTCGAGGACCATGGCCAGCAGTGGACAGAGCTGAAGAAAAG CTACACGGACTCAGATGGCCGCTGCCCAGGGCTCCTGCCTCCAGGCCCGATGAAGGCAGGCACCTACAAGCTGTCCTTTGACACCGAGGGCTACTGGAAGAAGAGAGGGCAGGAGAGCTTCTACCCATATGTGGAG GTTGTTTTTACCATCGCCAACGAGACACACAGGTTCCACGTGCCTCTGCTGCTGAGCCCATGGTCCTACACCACGTATCGAGGGAGCTAG